Genomic window (Maridesulfovibrio ferrireducens):
CTACCTTTTGCTCTGGCAATGCCCAACCTCCGAGAAAGCGCACACCATTCTTGTCTAGCAATGAAATTGCTCGACTTTTAAGAGTTCCAAAGATGCATAGCTCTTTAGGATTGCAAATTTTTTTACTACCAAGGGAAGCCAGTTTTTCAGGAGGCAGCTCCGTTGCTCCGAAGTCAGAAGGTATTAACTTTTTACGTGCTGACCAAATATTTACATCCAGTCTGATAGCCATAAGACACTTTAAAACCTTTATATTTGTGGTAATAGTCATAAGATTCTCCCTTGTTTATTAAACGTAAAAAAGGGGAGCCATTTCTGACTCCCCTTATGATGATAGGTCGTATTTTGTAGTTACCATGTTAATTTATGTCACGCTCTGATCCTGAAAACATTCGCTGAGCTAGTTCATGAAGCATTGCGCGAGTCTCCCGAGTCGCACGGAATCCAAGAGCTCTATCCAGTGCATACGTAATAGGTTGCACTCCCTGTTGGCTAAGTGGCTGAAATCTTACTGTGAGATCAGCCCATCGTATTAATGTTCGTGTGGAAAAGGTTACTTCAATGGAATTTCCTAATTCTGCATGATTAGAATCTTCTCCCATAAATAGCTTTCGAACTTCATTGGCATAGTCAACCATGCCGGTCCTCAGCTTTTCGGGAAGACTGGATGCAAGCTTTTTAAGTAATTGGACCTCGGCTTGAGGTTCAGGATAATTGACTTCGCATAGCCAAAATCTGTCCATAAACGCTATGTTTTGTTTGAGTGTTCCTTGATACAATCCCGATTCATCAATTCCGCCATTCGTATTAGCTGTAGCGGCAAAGCGAAACATTGGATGCGGATAAATCAGTTCACTTCCATTTTCAGGAATGCATAAGGGAGAACCGTCAAGGATGCTGTTCAGTCCAGACGCTGTCGCGGGGTCAAGTAAATCAAGTTCATTGAGCAGGAATAAGCCACCGTATTTCATGGCAAGGGAGAGGGGGCCATATTGAAACACCATGTTTGCTTTTTCGAGACTCAAATGACCGGCAAGGTCAGCGAACTCTAAGCGGCTATGACCTGTAACCTCAAATACGGGATAATTGAGTTTAGAAGCTAACTGTTTGATAAGACTTGTCTTGCCACTTCCCGTGGGGCCAAAGATGTAGAGCGGATCAGATGGATTCATTAACCAGACAATAATTTCACGCATGGTGTCATGGTAAATGTAGTCCGGATTTGATTTAGGGGTATATATGGATGCCACAGAATAACCGTTGATCATCCGCTTTGAAGGTTGTCCGCTGAAGATATTGCCTGCATCCATTTCGATTACTTTAAGCTGTTTTAATTCATTATGTTCGTTCATTGTTACCTGCCTGATTAAGATGCAATAGATTTTTGTGTTGATAATATTTGCTCATGCAAACAAAAAGGGTCCTCAGCTTTTCAGCCGAGGACCCTCATTAATAATGATTGTAGCCAAAACTACGCCGCAATATCGGCATACTTCCACCATATTTTCTGTTTTTGATCCCAACGAAATCCAGCTTTCTTTAACAGGTCCGCTTTAGATCTTGTCGCTCCTATGGCTTTGATACAACTACGGCCATCTTGAGCTTGAACAGGTTGATATTGCACACCAGCAAGCTGAGGTCCCAATGCCCTCGGTGTCTGTGTTGGTTTTCCCTGATTGGTATTTGATGAATTGGGATTGCGAGGCATAGCTCCTTCTGCGTCATCGTCAGATTCTGTTGTTAACCCGATTAAAGTCGCAAGTCCGTAACGACGTGCATAGGTTAAAGCAGAACCGTAGCCCTGTGGGTCATTCTTCGGTAGTGGCATAACCATAAGTGAAGATTGCCATTGTCCACTTTTAACATGGATCAGCTTGGTAACTAATCCAATATGTCCTTGTTCTGCGGATACAGGATATTGAGCTACCCAAATGCCATTGCTGATCAAAGTATCTCTGCAAGTATCAATTACAGAATTTAATGTCGCATAGCGGCTTTGAGTAAATGGATTTACCTGATCCTTTAATGCCGGATTTAAAGATTGCTGAACTTGAATCATCGCCTTTGCTAGTTCGGTAATTTCTGGAGAACACAGATCTGTGCTGTTCATGTTTTACTCCTTACATAAGAAAGCCCCTATCCTGCGTAGTGCAGGATAGGGGCTTTGGATAAAAAGATAGTTCTTTCAAGGAAGTAATATATGTTTGAAAATTATTTGAAAAGCAGTTTCGTTTTTTCGATTAACTTTCCAATATCTGGAAGAGCTGTAAGTTATAAAGGAACCCTACTTTATTGGGAATGTCATTTACAAAATAATTGTAATGGTATAAAAAACTATTTTGTATAAATAACTCAAGGAAGATATGCCAAAAGCAATAAATCCAGATAGTTCTCCAGGTTCAAAACTGATTCGTTTGTTTATTAAGCTTATGCTGGAAGGTAAAAAACACTACCAATCAGACCTTGCTATGGATATCGAATGTTCTCCTCAAACAATCATCAGATTGATTGCAGAGATAGAGGCTGTTATAGGGAGTAGTCTTGAAGTTGGAAATGTTGGTAAACGGAAATATTACCAACTTAAGTCTCTTTCTGCGCGAAGAACTTTAGGATTAGATTTTGAAGAACTCAGGTATCTAAGCTTATGCCATGATTTTGCAGCCCAACATTTACCTCAACACATTTCTGCTCGTGTTGAAAAAACTATATTCTCTCTTTCAGCTCTCATGGCTGATCCTGACTTTGCACGTCGTGAAGAAACTCAAACGCAGCAGGTTAGTTTTAGCCCCAAAGGGTATATTGATTATGAAAAACATTTCTCATCCATCGAAAAATTAATTGATGCCGCACATAACAAGCTTGCTTGCCTTATTGAATATAAATCCTCCTTCCGGAAGGATTCAAAAATTTATTACTACGCACCGGGTAAAATCGTTTCAATGAATAGTGCTTTGTACGTTCAGGGCTATAAGTTGTCGAAAGATTTTACTGAACAACTACGGGCAACAACTTTTGCAATTCATAGGATACAGGAAGTCACAAAAACAGATAAACATTTCAAATTTGATGCTTCAATTGATGATGAAGGATGTTTTGGAATGAAATGGCATGAGCCTAGGACCTTTCGTATCCAGTTTGATGAGAAGGCTGCAGACTACGTGCGAGAACGTATCTGGTGCGATAATCAAAAGATTGAAGAGCTAGAAGACGGTGGAATTGTTTTGAAAGTAAACACTGTTAGTGAGCCAGAACTGATGTCTTGGGTTCGGAGTTTTGGAGATAATGCCCACATTATAAGTTTTAAATAAGGATCTGATTATGAACTTGAACAATTTTTCCGATTTGAAGGGTGTTAAAGCGATATTAAGCGATGAGGATATTGCTGATGTAGTTAAATTAGCATCCGTGTTGAAATTGGGACAAAAAACTACTGAGGAGCTTGTCTCATTAGCTTATAAACAGCCTCATGGAGTTGCGGACTTAATACCTTCTATCTTTTCTGTCGTTCTTGCTGTGGCTGCTGCTGACGGCAAAATATCATCTAGTGAAAAAAAAGAAATATTTGATCCTCTTTTTTCTTCAGTTGAAAGACATTTAAAAGACGAATGCTTTCACCAAATATCCGCTATGCTTGAAAGAATACCCAACGTTAAGGATTGCGTTACTTATATTGGTAAGCTTGGGAAAAACATTAATTATGAAATCTTTGACGCAATAATTGAAATGGTTGCTAAAAGTGATGACAAATTTTGTTTTAAAGAAAAGGAATTTCTAGATAATTTCAGAATAAAAACAAACAGAACACAAGCTGTACCTGTAGTTGCTACAATGAGTTCAGGCAAATCAACTTTAATAAATGCAATGCTCAGATCTGATCTTTTACCTTCAGAAAATCAGGCTTGCACCGCAACAGTTCTTAAAGTCGAAAACTATGATGGAATCGTAACTCCCTACGCTCGTAGCACCCGTTTAGCTGAAGGTGTTTCTGATTGGCAACCTGTCTCGGCTCAAAAGCTTAAAGAATGGAACAGTCAAGGTGTTGCAGAAGTTGAGATTCTCGGCAATTTTTCCAAGATTGATTTTAAGAAAGCACATATGGTTTTGTATGATACCCCTGGCCCTAATAATGCTATGGATAAATCCCATGCTGAAATCACAAATTCCATCTTAGAACAAGCTCAATATGGACAGGTTGTGGTTGTTTTGAATGCTGAACAATTTGGAATTAATGATGAGTTGAACTTCCTAGATCGATTAAAATTTGTCGCATCTTCCAAAAGTGAACATGTAAGATTTCTTTTTGTCCTAAATAAATTTGATTGTCTTGATCTTGATGATGAATCGTCATTACAGTTTATTCTTAAAGTCAGGAAAATGCTAAATGAAGTAGATCTTAAACGTCCGGTTCTTATTCCTACTATGAGCAGACTTGCTTTAGATATCAGAACGGTACTCGATGTATCCCCTACTACTGGGCTAACATGGACAAATAGGCGTCAAAAGAAATTATTAAGAGATATTGAGTACCTTGAAGAGAATTCGGCACATTATCAAGAGGCAATTTCCCATACTAAAACGAATCAAAAGCTCTACCTTAATGCCAAACAAAATGCTTTTGTTGAAATGTCAGGCGATTCAATAGAATTGGGAGATCAATTGATTCCTCGTAATAGGTTGCTAGAGGCAGATTTATTAACGGGTATCCCTATACTCGAAGCTGCCTTGAGCCAGAGTAAGTGAAAATAAAACAATAAATAACACATTATTTTATAGCAAAAGGAGAATTTCGTATGCTTAACGTTGAACTGACTTATAACCCTTATCTTGTGGCGACATTAATTTCTGTAGAAGGTAAGGAATTGCCTGAAGATCATGATCTTATGTGCCAGTGTAAGAATAATAGACTTCAAGTCTGGATTGATTCTTTTCTTGCAAATATCGTAAGCGAATCTCGTGAAAATAAAATTGACCTAGTAACAAACTGTACTCCTCAGGATACTTTGGATGTGAAAGATGCCTTAACCCGTTTTCAAGCTTCTGAAAATGGAATCAAAGTACAAATAAACTTAAAAGCAAATGAATGTTGTAAGTCTGCTGAAGACAAAATAAATCAGTTAACGGATCTTTTCCAAAAGGCTCAAAGTGGTCCATTTGAAGAGTTTAAGAGTACGGTATTAAAAAAACGTTTTGAGGAAGCTCTTTCTCCATCCTTTGAAGTGAGCGTTGTCGCTACCATGTCTTCGGGAAAATCCACAGTCATTAATTCTTTTATTGGGCAGGACTTAATGCCTGCTAAAAATGAAGCGTGTACAGCGACAATTGCAAATATTGAAGACTGCGATGGAATGGATGTTTTTGAAGGGTGCAGCAAAGATTCTGAAGGAAATACTATCCATAATTGGCAGCCTGTCACTCAAGATATATTGACCAATTGGAATGACGACTCGCAAACATCTACGATGCACTTGAAAGGAGATATTAAATCTATTCAGGAGTCAGATTGTGCGACCCTTGTTTTGGTAGACACTCCCGGTCCTAACAACTCCAGAGATGACGAACACCAAAAAACGACATTACGAGCTATTAAGCGTAAACCACTTTCAATGGTCCTGTATGTTCTCAATGCTACTCAGATGAATATTACGGATGACCAATCACTCCTTAATACGGTCTCAGAGGCTATGAAGCAAGGAGGGCGTCAAGCTCAAGATAGGTTCATATTTATTGCTAATAAAATTGACGCATTTGATCCTGAAAAGGGAGAAAGTGTTCGTTCTGCGTTAAAAAATGCAAGGAATTATCTTAAAGAGAATGGAATTGAAAATCCTTTAGTGATTCCAGCGTCTGGGGAATTGGCAAAGTTGATTAGAATGGAAAAGAAGGGGTGTGATCTTACTCGTTCGCAACGCAATAGTTTGAATAGTTTTACCGAACTTTTTGTAGAAGAGGATGAAATGAATATGCTTAATCATGTTCAGGACAGGATTAATCCTTATAGTTTTAAGCGGTTAAGCTCTCGTTTAGATGAATCTAAAACAGATCGAGATAAAGCTGAAATTTTAAGTGGTATACCTATTGTGGAGGAATTACTTAATGATTTTTTAATCAAGCATGCTCTTCCTGCAAAAATTAAAGACGCAGTAGATACTTTCGGACATGTCATGGAAAAGGCTGAAGGAATTAAAAGAATAAACGTTCAGTTGAGCAAGAGCAAAGAAGAGCTTGAAAAGGTAGCCCAAATATTAAAATCTTTTGAGAAAAATAACGAAAGAGTTTCTATGGCTAAGAATTATCGTAAAGAAGTTTCCGCGAAAAAATATGAACCCTCTAATGAATTGAAAGACAGTTATAAGCAAATTCAAAAGAAGATGTTTTTTTTAATTGAGGATATGACTGAAAGGTTTGATTTGGATAACGTTAAACCCATGCAAGCAAATAGGATTATTGACGGAGCAGCAAGCAGTTGTAATCGCTTTAATATTGAAATTGAGGAAATAATAAATGAAAGCCTTGAAAAGGATTTTTTAGCCGGACTGGATTCCTTGAGAGAGGGCTATGAGGCTCACATTACAAAACTTCTTCAAAAAGAATTTCCTTCAACTCAAGATGCAGGGCTTGTAGAATTTCAGAAAAAGGCAATGACGATGCCAAATGCGAAAACACTCGTTGAAGAGAATAAATATACAGAAAAGGTAGTAGTAGGAACTCGACAGGTATCTGACTCTAAATGGTACAACCCTTTTTCATGGGGAAGCAAAAAGACTGTACACGATTACGAGCATCATGATTATGTGGATATGAGTCCAATTTGGAATGAAATGAGAGATTCCCTGCATGTAGCTGTTGATAAGAACATTAACGAATCTAAAAAGCATGCGGCTGATCAGGCAGAAAAAGGCAAAAGGATCCTTTTACAGGCTATGGATGGTATTGATAGGGTCTGCCAAGAAAATATAACTAAAATACAAGATGCAAATTCAGACAAAGATAGCAAAGAAAAACAGATTGCGGAAAATAAGAGTAAACTTCAATGGTATGAAGAATTTTCTACTGAATTGAAAGAAGTGCTATCCATTTAATGGAGGTTGATATGAAAAATGAGTCGATTACAGATTTAATTAATTCTGGTGAAATGTCACAAGCTCGCTCTATTATTGTGAGTAAATTAGATGGGGATCGCTTTAAGGAAAACATGGAAATTGCTTCGTCTTGGGGGCAATTTCCAGAAGATCTTTATGATGAAGACGATAATGATTCTAATTTTTTATCTGAAGAATTATGGAGTCGCGAATATTGGACCGAGATGCGGGTTGGCCTTAGTAATAATTTTTCTAAGAAAAAATTGAACCATATAATTACGGTTATGCAGCATTTGAGAAAGAAAAAAGATCCAAAGTTTACACCTAATAGATCAGAAGCCGTAACTCCTAATAAAAGTACTGTAAAAAAAGAAAGAGCTCCTCGACACAGTGAAACAATTATGACTCCAAAACGGGTCGTATTTCTTGGCGGCGGCTTTTTAGGTGGTGTAGCAGGTTTTACTTTAAAAGAATCCCTAGTTGGAGCGGTGGCAGGCGGAGCACTTGGAGTGGTTCTTGGTTTTGCCCTTCTTCATATTTTAGGAACTAAAAAATAGACTAGTTCGTATTTTTTTATACTACGAGAAAAGAATGGAATATAAAAGGTTGTGTGAATTAATTTCTATAGGCGATACAGCTCAGACTCGTTCTGTGATTATAAGCCAATTAGACGGAGATCGTTTTAAGTGTAAAATGGTAATTGCCTCCATGAGGGGCAGTTACCAAATATTCTTTTCGAGAAAGACAATTCAGAGTCAGAATTTCTTCCTCAACGCTTCTGGGACCGTGAGTATTGGACTGATATGAGAGTTGAATTTAGCCACAATTTTTCTAGGGAAAAATTAGACCATATTCTCGAGATTATGCAGTATTTGAGAGAACAGAAAGACCCAAAATTTTCACCACCGGTTCAAGCAGAAAAGACTCGTGAAAAAGTTGTGAGAACGGTCAAACGTACGACAGTCGTCATTGAAGAACATGCTGGATATATAGAAAGATTTTTCTGTTCGAAACGAACTAAAAAATAATCATTAGATGGGATAGGATAACATAATGGACAGCAAAGCTAACTCCTTTTTATCTTCCAATAGTATGGAAGATGGCTTTTGTGAATTGGATGAAGTCGTTTTTAAACACTATTTAGAAAAGCTTAATCTTTTCCCGGTTATAAAGAATCCACATCTTCTAGAAAATGTGGCTCGCAAAACTCGTTTGAATCAAGTCTCAAAAATTGTTTATGACCGTGAAGAGAATAATCTTGGAAAGTTAAGTAATGTTTTTTCCTCAATGGCGTCTCACAATAGCTCGGTTTTTGTGCTTCTTTGCAGTGATAGCATTGAAACTAAATTCTATATTGGAACACAAAGCCTTGGTAACAATGATGGACATCTTGCCATTGAAGTCTTTGAACGATCACTTCAAGCGAGTTTTCCTGGAATTGAAACAAAAGATTTATTTGCAGATGATGTTCGTACTATCAGCAACAATATTTCTTCTTCGGAAAACAGATACATTACTAGTGTTTCGGGTATACCTTCATTAAAAGATTCGAGCTCGGACAATTTTGTGCAAGGACTTGAGAAGATTGTGGAAGGAATGCAAGGTAAGAAATATACAGCCCTTCTGTTGGCCACTCCTGTGCTTCTTCAAGAGTTGGAGATGATTGAAAGGTCTTATCAGGAGATATATTCTTCTTTGTCATTTATGGAATCGCAACAGTTAACTTTGTCTGAAAATGAAAGTGCTACGCTAGGAAAAACATTAGGAACCAGCTTAAGTAACTCTCTCTCTAATACTATGTCTAAGTCTGCTAGTGGAACTTTCGGAACAAGTAAAACTAATACAACAGGAACAAATCACAGCTCAACAAAAGGCAAAAGTAGCACTTATACACAGGGGGTAAGTGTTCTTGTTGCTTCATCTAGTTATTCTTCAACTTCATCTAAAAGTGAGACATATGGAAGTTCTCAAAGTCATAGCCAAGGAGAATCAGAGAGTAAAACCCTTGGAAGTACCAACTCAAAAGGCTCAACAGATACGAGCACAACAAGTGAAACAAATTCTATTAGTGCCACGACTCAAATAGGTTCTTCACATCAATATACCTTCAAGAACCGCAGAATTACAGACATTCTTGAACTTATTGATGAACAATTAATTCGTATACGTGAATGTAAAAACCATGGGATGTGGAATTTTGGAACGTATTTCATAGACTCTGTAAAAAGCTCCACTCAAATGGGCGCAAACCTTCTCTCCGGAATTCTTTGCGGTGAAAAAACAGGAGTTGAGCGGAAAGCAATATTAAGTTGGGATGCAGATGAATTAGGTAGTAGCAGTTTCGCCAGTGTCTGCGAAAGTTTGTCGTATTTTACCCACCCTGTTTTTGATGTTTCTTCAAAATATCCTTTTGGTACTGCAACTCCGACATCACTAGTTAGCGCATCTGAATTGGCAGTGGGTTTAAGTTTACCGCAAAAATCTCTTCCAGGTATACCCGTATTTGAGTCTGTCGATTTTGGTCGTACGGTTTCAAGTTTCAGTGAAAAAAGCAGCAAGTTAATCGATCTAGGGGTAATCCAACATCTAGGAAAAAATTATCCCAGCCTGAAAGTTGAATTGGATGTGAATTCACTTAGTTCACATTTATTCGTAACCGGAAGCACGGGGGCAGGGAAATCAAATGCTGTTTATTCAATAGTTTATAAACTTTGGAAAACGCACAATATTCCATTTTTGATTATTGAGCCTGCAAAAGGAGAATACAAGGATGTTTTTGGTGGTTATAAAAGAGTGAGCACCTTTGGAACCAATTGTACCTTTACACCATTACTCCGAATGAATCCTTTTTCGTTTCCTAAAGAAATTCATGTCACAGAGCACATTGACCGTCTTATTGAGATTTTGAATGCCGCTTGGCCTATGTATGCAGCCATGCCTGCAATATTAAAATCTTCAATAGAGCAAGCGTATGAAAGGATTGGCTGGAACCTTTTTATTTCCGAGAACGCTTATGGTCAGGTTTTTCCCGATTTTGCCGATTTACTTGAAGTTCTACCAAGTGTGATCGAAAAATCTTCTTATTCTACCGAAGTTAAGGGCAATTATATAGGAGCCTTGGTTGCTCGTATAGAATCTTTAACTAATGGCTATTATCGTTCAATCTTTCAAAAAGATGAACTTGAAAACTCGGTATTGTTTGATGCTCCCTGTATAGTTGATTTGTCCCGTGTAGGATCGTCTGAAACTAAATCCTTGCTGATGGGTATTCTATTTATGAAACTTCAAGAATACCGGATGTCTTCTACAGTGGGGTGCAATACGGCTCTCAAGCATGTTACTGTTATAGAAGAAGCTCACAACCTTATTAGGAGGACTTCCCTTGACCAAAGTGGTGAAGGTGCCAATTTGCAAGGAAAAGCTGTTGAGATGATAACTAATGCAATTGCTGAAATGCGCACCCATGGAGAGGGTTTTATTATAGCGGATCAATCTCCAGGACTTCTTGATCAAGCTGTTATTCGTAACACTAATACCAAAATGATTTTAAGGCTACCAGACTGGGAAGATCGTAACTTAGTAGGTAAATCTGCCAATCTAAAAGAGAATCATATTGATGAACTCGCTCGTTTGCGCACAGGGTGTGCTGCTGTCTATCAAAATAATTGGCAGGAAGCGGTGCTATGTCAAATTGATGAATTTGATATGATTGAAAAAGCTAAATCTCTCAATTATAGTTGTACTGAAATGAGACCTTCTGATTCTAGAGTAAAATATAGAACTGAATTAATTAATATTTTGATAATGGCAAAAACAGATCCAAGTGGGGTTAAGGTAATTGCAAATAAGCTCAGTTTAAATTTAAACAAAATTAAACAATATTATCCTGAAGTGCTCACGGTCATTGATAAGAAAAAAAACAATCCAGAGTGGCTGCTTTCTCAAATTGAGGAAGTTTTAGGATTTGAGCAAGCTGTTAGATTAATTTCGTCCAGCAGTGATCTTCACAAGTGGTCAGACAGATTTTATGATTGGACCACTTGCTTGCTGAAAAACATTTTTGCAAATTTTGATATAACAATGCTTGATAATAAAATGCAAAATGAAATTATTTTATCTACTTTTGAGATCGCAACGAGGGAACACTCTGAGGGTTCAGGTTTGTGGTTAGGAGAGATGGGTAAAGTGGATATGTGGAGAGACGAAATATGCTAAAAGAGATTGCTACGGGAGCATCAGAAGTCGCTCAAAAAACTGACAAAGGAATTCCAAACTTTAAGGAAGGTAAAGAATTAAATTCGCCTAAAGTTGAGATTTCTCGATCAAAATCAGAAGAAATACCAAACTTTAACTCTACAGAAGGAGTTAAAAACAGGTGGCCTCAGACTGGTGGAGTATGGGAAGGCGAGCCAGGAAATTCTAAGTGGATTCCTGATAAAGATAAAATTCCTCAAAACGAAAGAACTAATCCTGAAGGAAAAACGTGGGGAGAAATTTTTATAAACTCTGACACAGATGGTGTTGAATTCAAGGATGGCTATCCAGACTTCTCTGAATATGCTGAAGAGACAGTCGAAATTGATGACTTTTCTGAACGTAGAGATGATAATTTTTCACAAGCAGATAAAAAAACAGCAGAAAAATGGAATAGTGACGGTAAAGAGGGCGGGCCTTGGACCGGAGAAAAAGTCCGTGAATATCGTAAAGAAAACAAGCTCACTTGGCATGAGCATGAAGACACGAAAACCATGCAATTGGTAAAGACTGAAGTTCATGGGAATATCCCTCATGTCGGTGGGATCGCAAATAAAAAGAATTCAGCGGCTTAAGTCTAAGAGGGCTATATTATGAAAAAAGTACAAGATCCAATTTTTGGCAATATGGATTATAAGTATTCATGGAAGAAAAATGAAAATTTATGGCTTTGGGGGCATAATATCACTGTTACAATAGTAGCTAGTGATACGGATGAAGAAGGAATAAATAAAACTCAACAAAACGCTTACAAACAAGTAAAAAACAAAATTCAAGATGTTATTGTGCAAAACTTTGATTTGATAGTTGCGTATTGCAATGATGCTTTTTATTTAGGTGGAAAAAGTAAAGTTGAAATATCTTCACATATAACCCCCAAGTCTGTGAATTTTCAACGTGATGGATCTTGGGGGATTTTATTTGATTGTGATTATGATATTGACCATGGCTTGGTTCTGTATTTTGAAAATGGAAAAGCTTTTGTAGGTGCACAAGATGATTTTCTCTAAAGTTATTAAATTTTAAATATGCCATACTCTAAAAAGTTAAAAAACTTCTTCATGACTCCCGCAATAGCGGGAGTCATTGCTTTTAGTATCCTAGTATATATTGCACTAACCCTTATTTCAATTACGGAAGCAACACCTGCATACGATAAATTGTTATTTTGGCTAAATTGTGCCTTTATTCTTGAAATCTTTCTAAGAGTATTTACCTATCGGAAATTCTCTGACTATCTCAAAGCTCATACTTTAGATGCCGTAGCTGTTTTCCCTTGGGACAGTGTAATCTTTTATACGACAGGACATTCAGCCAGTAGCAATTTGTTGGTTGTTATTAGGCTATTTCGTCTTTTCAGAATTGGTAGTTTTATTTCGCTCTGGAAAGATTCATTGAGAAGTCGAATTTCATACACAATTAAAAAGCAGATAGAGCAAAGCCTTTTCCGGCAATGCCTTATATTACTTGGGGCGATTGTTTCATTAACAATAGTGTTCGGCTTTATCTTTAGAATACTTGGGTATACCAGAGAAGGAACAAGCCTTTTCTACATGGCTTTCATGGCTCTTCTTGATCCGGGAACATCTATGGAAGTTGCAGGAAAAAGCCTTGCTATCCAAGTTCTCTTTAATTTCCTCATAATGCTTGGTATCGTATTATTCAATGGCCTTACAATTGGTATTATTGTTACTAAAGTTGAGTCATATTTGACTATGGTTAAGGAGGGATATGGAGATGTGGTCGAAAAGAATCATACGCTTATTCTGGGATGGAATCTGCTCGGACAACAGCTTATAGAAGAAATTAATGATTATGCGAAGCACGAGTCTAAAGGTAAGCAAAAGGTCGTCGTTGTCACAGAAAAAATAGATAGCCTTACCCGCTTTCTCAAGGCCGGAAAGCATAAACATATTGATCTAATTAAGCGCAAAGGTGTCTTTTATGAAAAAAGCACACTGGAGCTCGTGGACACATCCCAAGCTGACAAGATTGTCATTTTAAATGAAAATAGCGATATATCTTTGCCTTTACAGTTTAGAAAAGCAGATGTTTTCAAAGGATGTCTTGCTGTCAATTCTTCCCTTTCCAACCTAAAGAACAGACCCGTTTGTTATTACGAAACTACCTGTAAGGCCAATAGAGCTCGGCTTACCCCTCATCTTACGAACAATTTTTTTGGGTTCGACAGTGCGCAATATTCGGCATTATTATTGACAGCATTGCTTTTTCATAAGCACTATTACGACATTCTTATTGAAGTCTTTGGCTTTTCAAATGATGAATTTCACTTTGTGAAAGCCTCGGATCTTAGTGTCTCAGGAATGACATTTTCAGAAATTATTGCTGTAAGTAAAAAGATTACTGTTGTGGGCATAGCTCATGCTGATGGTAGTTTAAAAATCATCCCATCACCACTTTATCGATTATCCAAAGATGATAAGTTAATATGTTTGGCGGAAAGTCGAGATTCTTTACTTGCAGAAAAAATGGAACAACCCTGGTGCGGAGATCTGCAAAAGATTATTAAA
Coding sequences:
- a CDS encoding dynamin family protein yields the protein MLNVELTYNPYLVATLISVEGKELPEDHDLMCQCKNNRLQVWIDSFLANIVSESRENKIDLVTNCTPQDTLDVKDALTRFQASENGIKVQINLKANECCKSAEDKINQLTDLFQKAQSGPFEEFKSTVLKKRFEEALSPSFEVSVVATMSSGKSTVINSFIGQDLMPAKNEACTATIANIEDCDGMDVFEGCSKDSEGNTIHNWQPVTQDILTNWNDDSQTSTMHLKGDIKSIQESDCATLVLVDTPGPNNSRDDEHQKTTLRAIKRKPLSMVLYVLNATQMNITDDQSLLNTVSEAMKQGGRQAQDRFIFIANKIDAFDPEKGESVRSALKNARNYLKENGIENPLVIPASGELAKLIRMEKKGCDLTRSQRNSLNSFTELFVEEDEMNMLNHVQDRINPYSFKRLSSRLDESKTDRDKAEILSGIPIVEELLNDFLIKHALPAKIKDAVDTFGHVMEKAEGIKRINVQLSKSKEELEKVAQILKSFEKNNERVSMAKNYRKEVSAKKYEPSNELKDSYKQIQKKMFFLIEDMTERFDLDNVKPMQANRIIDGAASSCNRFNIEIEEIINESLEKDFLAGLDSLREGYEAHITKLLQKEFPSTQDAGLVEFQKKAMTMPNAKTLVEENKYTEKVVVGTRQVSDSKWYNPFSWGSKKTVHDYEHHDYVDMSPIWNEMRDSLHVAVDKNINESKKHAADQAEKGKRILLQAMDGIDRVCQENITKIQDANSDKDSKEKQIAENKSKLQWYEEFSTELKEVLSI
- a CDS encoding ERF family protein, with amino-acid sequence MNSTDLCSPEITELAKAMIQVQQSLNPALKDQVNPFTQSRYATLNSVIDTCRDTLISNGIWVAQYPVSAEQGHIGLVTKLIHVKSGQWQSSLMVMPLPKNDPQGYGSALTYARRYGLATLIGLTTESDDDAEGAMPRNPNSSNTNQGKPTQTPRALGPQLAGVQYQPVQAQDGRSCIKAIGATRSKADLLKKAGFRWDQKQKIWWKYADIAA
- a CDS encoding AAA family ATPase encodes the protein MNEHNELKQLKVIEMDAGNIFSGQPSKRMINGYSVASIYTPKSNPDYIYHDTMREIIVWLMNPSDPLYIFGPTGSGKTSLIKQLASKLNYPVFEVTGHSRLEFADLAGHLSLEKANMVFQYGPLSLAMKYGGLFLLNELDLLDPATASGLNSILDGSPLCIPENGSELIYPHPMFRFAATANTNGGIDESGLYQGTLKQNIAFMDRFWLCEVNYPEPQAEVQLLKKLASSLPEKLRTGMVDYANEVRKLFMGEDSNHAELGNSIEVTFSTRTLIRWADLTVRFQPLSQQGVQPITYALDRALGFRATRETRAMLHELAQRMFSGSERDIN
- a CDS encoding YafY family protein, with the translated sequence MPKAINPDSSPGSKLIRLFIKLMLEGKKHYQSDLAMDIECSPQTIIRLIAEIEAVIGSSLEVGNVGKRKYYQLKSLSARRTLGLDFEELRYLSLCHDFAAQHLPQHISARVEKTIFSLSALMADPDFARREETQTQQVSFSPKGYIDYEKHFSSIEKLIDAAHNKLACLIEYKSSFRKDSKIYYYAPGKIVSMNSALYVQGYKLSKDFTEQLRATTFAIHRIQEVTKTDKHFKFDASIDDEGCFGMKWHEPRTFRIQFDEKAADYVRERIWCDNQKIEELEDGGIVLKVNTVSEPELMSWVRSFGDNAHIISFK
- a CDS encoding dynamin family protein, which gives rise to MNLNNFSDLKGVKAILSDEDIADVVKLASVLKLGQKTTEELVSLAYKQPHGVADLIPSIFSVVLAVAAADGKISSSEKKEIFDPLFSSVERHLKDECFHQISAMLERIPNVKDCVTYIGKLGKNINYEIFDAIIEMVAKSDDKFCFKEKEFLDNFRIKTNRTQAVPVVATMSSGKSTLINAMLRSDLLPSENQACTATVLKVENYDGIVTPYARSTRLAEGVSDWQPVSAQKLKEWNSQGVAEVEILGNFSKIDFKKAHMVLYDTPGPNNAMDKSHAEITNSILEQAQYGQVVVVLNAEQFGINDELNFLDRLKFVASSKSEHVRFLFVLNKFDCLDLDDESSLQFILKVRKMLNEVDLKRPVLIPTMSRLALDIRTVLDVSPTTGLTWTNRRQKKLLRDIEYLEENSAHYQEAISHTKTNQKLYLNAKQNAFVEMSGDSIELGDQLIPRNRLLEADLLTGIPILEAALSQSK